The following are encoded together in the Gloeomargarita sp. SKYB120 genome:
- a CDS encoding efflux RND transporter periplasmic adaptor subunit → MFKTLKPVKRVVPLVGVAALIAGGLWWWIARPRPKPKSPLKTAVVTRETLPVTVQVNGEVRPERTINISPKTAGIVKELRVQEGDRVAAGQILAVMDDSNLRGQLTQAQAQVKAAQANLQRLLAGNRRQEIAQAQAQVAEVQAALQRAEFDFLRSQTLWNQGAISRQEFDRARTERDQLQARLRQAQQQLDLLKAGFRPEEIAQARAQLLQAQGVLQVVQAQLNDTILRAPFAGVVSRIYAEPGAFVTPTTSGSTVASATSSSVLALVAPNQVVAKVPETVLPQLRLGQTAKIIADAYPDTPFTGRVTRIAVQSVLEQNVNSFEVRLAVRDPQQKLRAGMSTSVLFQVGTLRNALVVPTVAIVRRERRTGVFLATDPPQFQPIRTGISVGDKTVVKEGLQAGDRVLLSFPRGERPQTQLAPLIPGLGPPRR, encoded by the coding sequence GTGTTCAAAACCCTCAAGCCAGTCAAGCGCGTTGTACCGTTAGTGGGCGTCGCTGCCCTAATTGCCGGGGGTCTCTGGTGGTGGATAGCTCGCCCTCGGCCTAAACCCAAATCACCTTTGAAAACTGCCGTTGTCACCCGCGAGACCTTACCTGTCACCGTCCAGGTCAACGGCGAAGTCCGCCCCGAACGCACCATCAACATCAGTCCCAAAACGGCTGGGATTGTCAAGGAGTTGCGCGTTCAAGAGGGCGACCGGGTGGCAGCGGGGCAAATCTTGGCGGTAATGGACGACAGCAATCTGCGCGGGCAATTGACGCAAGCGCAAGCCCAGGTGAAAGCGGCCCAGGCCAATCTCCAGCGGCTTCTGGCGGGCAACCGGCGCCAGGAAATTGCCCAAGCCCAGGCCCAGGTTGCCGAAGTGCAAGCAGCGTTGCAACGGGCAGAGTTCGACTTTCTGCGCTCCCAAACGCTCTGGAACCAGGGGGCAATCTCGCGCCAGGAGTTTGACCGGGCACGCACGGAACGGGACCAGCTCCAGGCTCGCTTGCGACAGGCCCAACAGCAGTTGGATTTATTAAAAGCCGGTTTTCGCCCCGAGGAGATTGCCCAGGCGCGGGCGCAATTACTCCAGGCCCAAGGGGTGCTCCAGGTGGTCCAAGCCCAACTCAACGACACAATCTTGCGGGCGCCCTTTGCGGGTGTAGTGAGCCGGATCTATGCGGAACCAGGAGCCTTTGTCACTCCCACCACGTCAGGGAGTACGGTGGCGTCGGCTACGTCGTCGTCGGTGTTGGCCCTGGTTGCTCCCAACCAGGTGGTTGCCAAGGTGCCAGAGACAGTCTTGCCCCAGTTGCGCTTGGGTCAAACAGCCAAAATCATTGCCGATGCTTACCCAGATACCCCCTTTACTGGGCGCGTGACGCGGATTGCGGTGCAGTCGGTGCTAGAGCAGAACGTGAATAGCTTTGAAGTGCGTTTGGCTGTCCGCGACCCCCAGCAAAAGCTACGGGCAGGGATGAGCACGTCGGTGCTTTTTCAGGTGGGCACGCTCCGGAATGCCCTGGTAGTGCCGACCGTGGCGATTGTCCGGCGCGAGCGACGCACGGGTGTATTCCTAGCGACCGACCCGCCCCAATTCCAACCCATCCGCACCGGCATCAGTGTGGGGGACAAGACCGTGGTGAAGGAAGGACTGCAAGCGGGCGACCGGGTGCTGTTGAGTTTTCCCAGGGGTGAACGCCCGCAGACCCAACTGGCTCCCTTGATTCCGGGATTAGGCCCGCCGCGTCGCTGA
- a CDS encoding ABC transporter permease, producing MKSWLKQPPPVSGWDVLQMAWRSLGAHRLRAFLTMLGVVIGIASVMVVTSVGQGVQLATAREIQNLGTNLLQVQGTPPRVRGIAQAGGTTSTLTWEDARAVAAQAPSVQLVAPYLTRQRQVTYGTENTFTLVNGVDEHFWEVRQFEVAQGRVFTPMELDTAQSVVVLGATVARDLFGRESPLGKSVRIQGDRYEVIGVLAPKGTTGGFDQDDQVFIPLKNMAARIVGQNALQGIAISGFWVQVADESEMEAAQFQITNLLRIRHNIYPPQPDDFRINNQGDIISAFTTITGLLTVMVGAIAAISLVVGGIGIANIMLVSVVERTREIGIRKAVGATQAAILQQFLVEAVLVSLGGGIVGLLLGVALAYGAAQVLRIPFVLAPWAIGASLVLSIAVGLVAGVAPAQYAARLDPIVALRTE from the coding sequence ATGAAGTCCTGGCTCAAGCAACCGCCGCCTGTCAGTGGGTGGGATGTACTCCAGATGGCCTGGCGTTCGCTGGGAGCGCACCGGTTGCGGGCGTTTCTGACCATGCTGGGCGTGGTGATTGGCATTGCATCCGTCATGGTGGTGACCTCGGTCGGGCAAGGGGTGCAGTTGGCCACGGCGCGGGAAATTCAGAATCTGGGGACGAATTTGCTCCAGGTGCAGGGGACGCCGCCACGGGTGCGCGGGATTGCCCAGGCGGGTGGAACCACCAGCACTTTGACCTGGGAAGATGCCCGAGCCGTTGCGGCCCAAGCGCCATCGGTACAGCTAGTGGCGCCCTATCTCACGCGCCAGCGCCAGGTCACCTACGGCACGGAAAACACCTTCACCCTGGTCAACGGGGTGGATGAGCACTTCTGGGAGGTCCGCCAGTTTGAAGTGGCCCAAGGACGAGTGTTTACCCCGATGGAGTTGGACACGGCCCAGTCAGTGGTCGTGCTGGGGGCAACGGTCGCGCGGGATTTGTTTGGGCGGGAGTCGCCTCTGGGCAAATCGGTACGGATTCAGGGAGACCGCTACGAGGTGATTGGTGTGCTAGCGCCCAAGGGCACCACCGGCGGCTTTGACCAGGACGATCAGGTGTTTATCCCCCTGAAGAACATGGCCGCTCGCATCGTTGGGCAAAACGCGCTCCAAGGCATCGCTATCAGTGGGTTCTGGGTGCAGGTGGCTGATGAATCGGAAATGGAGGCCGCCCAGTTTCAGATCACTAATCTCTTGCGCATTCGCCACAACATTTACCCGCCCCAGCCTGATGACTTTCGCATCAACAATCAAGGGGACATCATTAGCGCCTTTACAACGATTACGGGCCTGCTGACTGTGATGGTGGGAGCCATTGCTGCTATATCGCTGGTGGTGGGAGGTATCGGGATTGCCAACATCATGCTGGTATCCGTCGTGGAACGCACCCGTGAGATTGGTATCCGCAAAGCGGTGGGGGCAACGCAAGCGGCAATCCTGCAGCAGTTTTTAGTCGAAGCCGTGTTGGTTTCGCTGGGCGGGGGAATCGTGGGACTGCTGCTGGGGGTGGCTTTGGCCTATGGGGCTGCCCAAGTGCTGCGGATTCCGTTTGTGTTGGCACCCTGGGCGATTGGCGCATCGCTCGTGCTGTCAATCGCTGTAGGATTGGTAGCTGGTGTGGCCCCCGCCCAATATGCAGCCCGCTTGGACCCAATTGTGGCCCTTAGGACGGAGTGA